Proteins encoded by one window of Streptomyces sp. LX-29:
- a CDS encoding FadD3 family acyl-CoA ligase, translating into MRAAAGSEKGAGAGGSPDTIPALLRAAARRHGPADAVVEGRTRISYAELGRRVERAAAGCLAAGVRPGDRVAVWAPNTADWIVCALGAVTAGGVLVPVNTRFKGVEAAYALHRTRVTVLFVTGSFLGTSYVAALRRAAASGPGRGGPLPGLPHLRHAVVLPGSGGPGAAATSDTGVDADVPQGFRGWREFLAAGESIPSSAVWAGAEAIRPHDPSDITFTSGTTGHPKGVVVSHAQTLRVYDTWSELAGLRTGDRYLIVNPFFHSFGYKAGVIACLTRGAVMVPQSVFSVDAALAAIAAERISVLPGPPTLLQSLLDHPGRAAHDLSTLRLVVTGASVVPLELVERLRTELRVPTVLTAYGLTEASGTVTMCRRGDPDPTVARTSGRAIPGTEVMVVSADGNPLPPGAPGEVLVRGYHVMSGYFEDEAATARAVTPDGWLRTGDVGVLDEAGNLRITDRIKDMFVVGGFNAYPAEIERLLGRHPDLMDVAVVGVPDPRLGEVGKAYAVRRPGSRLTADDLIAWARREMANYKVPRRVSFVAELPRNANGKVLKAELRARG; encoded by the coding sequence ATGCGCGCAGCGGCCGGCTCGGAGAAGGGGGCGGGCGCCGGGGGAAGCCCCGACACGATCCCCGCGCTGCTGCGGGCCGCCGCCCGGCGACACGGACCGGCGGACGCGGTGGTCGAGGGCCGCACCCGGATCTCCTACGCCGAGCTGGGGCGACGCGTCGAGCGGGCGGCCGCGGGCTGTCTGGCGGCGGGGGTGCGGCCGGGCGACCGGGTGGCGGTCTGGGCGCCCAACACCGCCGACTGGATCGTCTGCGCCCTGGGCGCGGTGACGGCCGGCGGCGTGCTGGTCCCCGTCAACACGCGTTTCAAGGGCGTCGAGGCGGCCTACGCGCTGCACCGCACCCGCGTCACGGTCCTCTTCGTCACCGGAAGCTTCCTCGGCACGTCCTATGTGGCCGCTCTGCGTCGCGCGGCGGCCAGCGGCCCGGGGCGCGGCGGCCCGCTGCCGGGCCTGCCGCATCTGCGCCACGCCGTCGTCCTGCCCGGATCGGGCGGCCCCGGTGCCGCCGCCACCTCCGACACCGGCGTCGACGCGGACGTCCCCCAGGGCTTCCGCGGCTGGCGGGAGTTCCTGGCGGCGGGGGAGTCGATCCCGTCGTCCGCCGTATGGGCCGGAGCGGAGGCGATACGCCCCCACGACCCCTCGGACATCACCTTCACCTCGGGTACCACCGGACATCCGAAGGGGGTCGTCGTCAGCCACGCACAGACCCTGCGGGTGTACGACACCTGGAGCGAGCTGGCGGGGCTGCGCACGGGCGACCGCTATCTGATCGTCAACCCGTTCTTCCACAGCTTCGGCTACAAGGCCGGTGTCATCGCCTGTCTGACGCGCGGGGCGGTGATGGTGCCCCAGTCGGTCTTCTCCGTGGACGCGGCGCTCGCCGCCATCGCGGCCGAGCGCATCAGCGTGCTGCCGGGGCCGCCGACCCTCCTCCAGTCGCTGCTCGACCACCCGGGCCGCGCCGCCCACGACCTGTCGACGCTGCGCCTGGTCGTCACCGGTGCCTCCGTCGTGCCGCTGGAGCTGGTCGAACGGCTCCGCACGGAGCTGCGCGTCCCCACGGTGCTGACCGCGTACGGCCTGACGGAGGCGTCCGGCACCGTCACCATGTGCCGCCGAGGCGACCCGGACCCCACCGTGGCCCGGACGTCCGGGCGGGCGATCCCCGGCACCGAGGTCATGGTGGTCTCCGCCGACGGAAACCCCCTGCCGCCGGGCGCGCCCGGCGAGGTCCTGGTCCGCGGTTACCACGTGATGTCCGGCTACTTCGAGGACGAGGCCGCCACCGCGCGGGCCGTCACTCCGGACGGCTGGCTGCGTACCGGCGACGTCGGCGTCCTCGACGAGGCGGGCAATCTGCGGATCACCGACCGGATCAAGGACATGTTCGTCGTCGGGGGCTTCAACGCCTATCCCGCGGAGATCGAGCGGCTCCTCGGCCGCCATCCGGACCTCATGGACGTGGCCGTCGTCGGTGTTCCCGACCCGCGTCTCGGCGAGGTCGGCAAGGCGTACGCGGTCCGCCGCCCCGGCTCGCGGCTGACCGCCGACGACCTGATCGCCTGGGCCCGCCGGGAGATGGCCAACTACAAGGTCCCCCGCCGGGTCTCGTTCGTGGCCGAGCTGCCGCGCAACGCGAACGGCAAGGTGCTCAAGGCCGAGCTGCGGGCGCGCGGCTGA
- a CDS encoding lipid-transfer protein, whose product MAATLKDATAIAGIGETAFARHLPEPEKTLACRAVLAALDDAGIHPSEVDAFASYTMEETDEVEVAKAIGAGDVTFFSKVGYGGGGSCATVGHLAAAIATGQADVGVAWRSRKRGSGPRPWTDTRTQLPVPAQWTRPYGLLRPADEIALLARRYMHEYGATREHLFHVALACRNRANQNPAAIMFERPLTREMYMNARWISEPLCLFDNCLETDGALACVVVSARRARDCRHRPVYVHATAQGLPAQHHGMVNYWTDDPLAGPAWTAARKLWKSADLGPQDVDVAQIYDAFTPLIPLSLEGYGFCGRGEGAAFTEGGALEIGGRLPINTGGGGLSEAYVHGFNLITEGVKQLRGTSTAQVPGAATCLVTAGEGVPTSALLLRS is encoded by the coding sequence ATGGCGGCAACCCTCAAGGACGCGACGGCGATCGCCGGCATCGGCGAGACCGCCTTCGCCCGGCACCTTCCGGAGCCCGAGAAGACCCTCGCCTGCCGCGCCGTCCTGGCCGCCCTCGACGACGCCGGGATCCACCCGTCCGAGGTGGACGCCTTCGCCTCGTACACGATGGAGGAGACCGACGAGGTGGAGGTGGCCAAGGCCATCGGGGCCGGCGATGTGACCTTCTTCAGCAAGGTGGGCTACGGCGGCGGGGGCTCCTGCGCCACCGTCGGCCACCTCGCCGCCGCGATCGCCACCGGACAGGCGGACGTGGGCGTGGCCTGGCGCTCACGCAAGCGCGGCAGCGGGCCACGCCCCTGGACGGACACCCGCACGCAGCTGCCGGTGCCGGCGCAGTGGACCCGGCCCTATGGACTGCTGCGCCCGGCCGACGAGATCGCGCTGCTCGCCCGGCGCTATATGCACGAGTACGGCGCCACCCGGGAACACCTCTTCCACGTCGCGCTGGCCTGCCGCAACCGGGCCAACCAGAACCCCGCCGCGATCATGTTCGAGCGCCCGCTGACCCGCGAGATGTACATGAACGCGCGCTGGATCAGCGAGCCGCTGTGCCTCTTCGACAACTGCCTGGAGACGGACGGCGCTCTGGCCTGCGTCGTCGTCTCCGCACGGCGGGCGCGCGACTGCCGGCACCGGCCGGTGTATGTGCACGCCACCGCGCAGGGCCTGCCCGCGCAGCACCACGGCATGGTCAACTACTGGACCGACGACCCGCTCGCCGGCCCCGCGTGGACCGCCGCCCGCAAGCTGTGGAAGTCCGCCGACCTGGGCCCCCAGGACGTCGACGTGGCGCAGATCTACGACGCGTTCACCCCGCTGATCCCGCTGTCCCTGGAGGGCTACGGCTTCTGCGGGCGCGGCGAGGGCGCCGCCTTCACCGAGGGCGGAGCCCTGGAGATCGGCGGCCGACTCCCGATCAACACCGGCGGCGGCGGGCTGAGCGAGGCGTACGTCCACGGCTTCAACCTCATCACCGAAGGCGTCAAGCAGCTGCGCGGCACCAGCACCGCGCAGGTGCCGGGCGCCGCCACCTGCCTGGTCACGGCCGGCGAAGGTGTCCCCACCTCCGCGCTGCTGCTGAGGAGTTGA
- a CDS encoding OB-fold domain-containing protein yields the protein MNPSVRATTDNGLLLPVPDADGAPFWAYAARGELRVPACADCGEPRFPPRPCCPHCQSFAATWQRMSGRGRIWSYVLPHPPLLPAYAAQAPYNVVLVELVDAPRIRLVGNLVPAADAPLGGLDPARLRIGAPVKVVFHELADGVTVPRWLLERL from the coding sequence ATGAACCCCAGTGTGAGGGCGACCACTGACAACGGTCTGCTGCTGCCGGTCCCCGATGCCGACGGAGCGCCGTTCTGGGCCTACGCCGCGCGCGGCGAGCTGCGCGTACCGGCGTGCGCGGACTGCGGCGAGCCGCGGTTCCCACCCCGGCCCTGCTGCCCGCACTGCCAGTCCTTCGCCGCCACCTGGCAGCGGATGAGCGGCCGTGGCCGAATCTGGTCGTATGTGCTGCCCCATCCCCCGCTGCTCCCCGCCTACGCCGCCCAAGCGCCGTACAACGTGGTCCTGGTGGAGCTCGTGGACGCTCCGCGCATCCGACTCGTGGGCAACCTCGTCCCCGCGGCCGACGCCCCGCTGGGCGGCCTGGACCCCGCGCGGCTGCGCATCGGCGCACCGGTCAAGGTCGTCTTCCACGAGTTGGCGGACGGCGTGACCGTGCCGCGCTGGCTGCTGGAGCGGCTGTGA
- a CDS encoding enoyl-CoA hydratase/isomerase family protein — translation MRSERLESGVVVVTLDRPERHNAIDLETAARLRAVWREVRGDDAVRAVVLAGAGGRAFCTGVDRSVRIPQPSSPYALDDPLLDIGPKANDLWKPVVAAVEGMACGGAFYLLGEAEFIVAGADATFFDPHTSYGMVSAYESVFMAQRMPRGEVARMALMGTAERISARRAHEIGLVSEVTPRGEALPAALRAASVIATYPTEAVQGTVRAVWAAGEAARAQALAHAPQLIALGNLPPERQAELFAGRDRAKDVRVR, via the coding sequence GTGCGCAGCGAGCGTCTGGAGAGCGGCGTCGTCGTCGTGACCCTGGACCGGCCCGAGCGGCACAACGCCATCGACCTGGAGACGGCGGCGCGGCTCCGCGCGGTGTGGCGCGAGGTCCGCGGGGACGACGCGGTGCGGGCCGTGGTGCTCGCGGGCGCCGGCGGACGGGCCTTCTGCACCGGCGTCGACCGGTCGGTACGGATTCCGCAGCCCTCGTCGCCGTACGCGCTCGACGACCCGCTGCTGGACATCGGCCCGAAGGCGAACGACCTGTGGAAACCGGTGGTCGCCGCGGTCGAGGGCATGGCCTGCGGCGGGGCCTTCTACCTGTTGGGCGAGGCCGAGTTCATCGTGGCCGGCGCGGACGCGACCTTCTTCGACCCGCACACCTCCTACGGCATGGTCAGCGCCTACGAATCGGTGTTCATGGCGCAGCGCATGCCGCGCGGCGAGGTGGCGCGGATGGCGCTGATGGGCACGGCGGAGCGGATCTCGGCGCGCAGGGCCCATGAGATCGGGCTGGTCAGCGAGGTCACCCCGCGCGGTGAGGCGTTGCCGGCGGCGCTGCGTGCCGCCTCCGTCATCGCGACGTATCCGACGGAGGCGGTGCAGGGGACCGTACGGGCGGTGTGGGCCGCGGGAGAGGCCGCGCGGGCCCAGGCCCTGGCCCACGCGCCGCAACTGATCGCGCTCGGCAACCTGCCGCCGGAGCGGCAGGCCGAGCTGTTCGCGGGCCGCGACCGCGCGAAGGACGTCAGGGTGCGCTGA
- a CDS encoding PQQ-binding-like beta-propeller repeat protein, protein MVEQLTQHDPRRIGPFEVLGRLGAGGMGLVYLARSASGRRVAIKTVRTELAEDQLFRVRFTREVEAARAVSGFYTAAVVDADPRAAVPWLATAYVPAPSLEEIVNEAGPLPAQAVRWLAAGIAEALQSIHGAGLVHRDLKPSNVLVVEDGPRVIDFGIASGVSNTRLTMTNVAVGTPAYMSPEQARDSRSVTGASDIFSLGSTLTFAATGHAPFHGANPVETVFMLLREGPDLSGLPEELRPLIESCMQMEADRRPSPADLQSQLAPHLFASGGDDSGTASAWLPASAVALIESRRGGRPSGGAGGSSGPGAGAGAPAGPGGRSAVPQRPERPPAYAPQGAGAPAGGSGWEPSPAGDPRGGLRAPEAASPASQVSSASPPGRHAAPAAAAAAHAPAHAAHQGPVPQQAPARAPLHGGEPAVGSPGPEGQVRLPGSQVPIGPGPRVSDALDAPPRQDAGQSTQWVRPPAGAPSSSGAGPRAGADGAPLGAVPPPPAAPPGADEAGPAAPQEPPGPPRWRPWRFRMSNDVWGTPTVAGGLLYVTSFEVHALDVATGRRQFKTRDVAWAMDVSDGRIHASDGPTLYALDATDGAERWRLSTDGWVYSLKVDRGTVVTGTRGGGVQAWEAANGELLWEMQGAQTDFETPESGPVVHDGTVYVWADARLRALEARTGAERWSYPVGDAASCGGVPIRLLSAPDGVVYVAAGTRVLAIDVARGDVRWRFEAPAVFLSPPAYAPGPAVTGGGVYIADYLGTVYALDAANGRDRWRIATESRQSIAPVLIAGGSIHLGSGSALYTLDAVTGTPKWRFAAGGEVIGAPVVADGRVHFGSADHCLYTVDAAGGQLRWKLATGGEITGSPVAAGGVVYACSKDRCVYALDAVKGTGQSRSARQ, encoded by the coding sequence GTGGTGGAGCAGCTGACGCAGCACGACCCGAGACGGATCGGCCCGTTCGAGGTCCTGGGCCGGCTCGGTGCGGGCGGCATGGGGCTGGTCTATCTGGCCCGCTCGGCATCCGGCCGGCGGGTGGCGATCAAGACGGTGCGGACCGAGCTCGCCGAGGACCAACTGTTCCGGGTGCGCTTCACCCGCGAGGTGGAGGCCGCCCGCGCGGTCAGCGGTTTCTACACGGCCGCGGTCGTGGACGCCGATCCGCGCGCCGCCGTGCCCTGGCTGGCCACCGCGTACGTCCCGGCACCCTCCCTCGAGGAGATAGTGAACGAGGCGGGGCCGCTGCCGGCCCAGGCGGTGCGCTGGCTGGCGGCCGGCATCGCCGAGGCGCTCCAGTCCATCCACGGCGCGGGTCTGGTCCACCGTGACCTCAAGCCGTCCAACGTGCTGGTCGTCGAGGACGGCCCGCGCGTGATCGACTTCGGTATCGCCTCCGGCGTCTCCAACACCCGGCTGACGATGACCAACGTCGCCGTGGGCACGCCGGCGTACATGTCGCCCGAGCAGGCGCGCGACTCCCGCAGCGTGACGGGCGCCAGCGACATCTTCTCGCTCGGCTCGACCCTGACCTTCGCCGCCACCGGGCACGCCCCGTTCCACGGCGCCAACCCGGTCGAGACCGTCTTCATGCTGCTCCGGGAAGGCCCGGACCTGTCCGGGCTGCCGGAGGAGCTGCGGCCGCTGATCGAGTCCTGCATGCAGATGGAGGCCGACCGCCGCCCCAGCCCCGCCGACCTCCAGTCGCAGCTGGCGCCGCACCTGTTCGCCTCCGGCGGCGACGACAGCGGCACCGCCTCCGCCTGGCTGCCCGCCAGCGCGGTCGCGCTCATCGAGAGCCGGCGCGGCGGGCGGCCCAGCGGCGGAGCTGGCGGCTCGTCCGGGCCCGGCGCTGGAGCGGGCGCGCCGGCGGGACCCGGCGGCCGGTCGGCCGTGCCGCAGCGACCCGAGCGGCCGCCCGCATACGCCCCGCAGGGCGCCGGTGCGCCCGCCGGCGGCTCCGGCTGGGAGCCTTCGCCGGCGGGCGACCCACGTGGCGGGCTGCGCGCGCCCGAGGCCGCGAGCCCGGCCAGCCAGGTCAGCTCCGCGAGCCCGCCCGGGCGCCACGCGGCCCCGGCCGCCGCTGCGGCCGCCCACGCCCCCGCACACGCCGCCCATCAGGGCCCCGTCCCGCAGCAGGCCCCCGCGCGGGCGCCGCTGCATGGCGGCGAGCCCGCCGTCGGCTCGCCCGGGCCCGAGGGACAGGTGCGGCTGCCCGGCTCACAGGTGCCCATCGGCCCTGGGCCGCGGGTCTCCGACGCGCTCGACGCCCCGCCGCGGCAGGACGCCGGCCAGTCCACGCAGTGGGTGCGGCCGCCCGCCGGCGCGCCCTCGTCGAGCGGTGCCGGGCCCCGCGCGGGCGCCGACGGCGCACCGCTGGGGGCCGTGCCCCCGCCGCCGGCCGCTCCGCCGGGAGCGGACGAGGCCGGGCCCGCCGCGCCCCAGGAGCCGCCCGGCCCGCCGCGCTGGCGCCCGTGGCGGTTCCGGATGTCCAACGACGTCTGGGGCACGCCCACGGTCGCCGGCGGGCTGCTCTACGTCACCTCCTTCGAGGTGCACGCGCTGGACGTGGCCACCGGCCGCCGCCAGTTCAAGACCCGCGACGTGGCCTGGGCGATGGACGTGTCCGACGGCCGCATCCACGCCTCCGACGGCCCGACGCTGTACGCGCTGGACGCCACGGACGGCGCCGAGCGCTGGCGACTGTCCACGGACGGCTGGGTGTACTCCCTGAAGGTGGACCGCGGCACCGTGGTCACCGGCACGCGCGGTGGCGGAGTCCAGGCGTGGGAGGCCGCCAACGGCGAGCTGCTGTGGGAGATGCAGGGCGCCCAGACCGACTTCGAGACCCCGGAGTCGGGCCCGGTCGTCCATGACGGCACGGTGTACGTGTGGGCCGACGCGCGGCTGCGCGCGCTGGAGGCGCGCACCGGCGCCGAGCGCTGGTCCTACCCGGTGGGCGACGCCGCCTCCTGCGGAGGCGTCCCGATCCGGCTGCTGTCCGCCCCCGACGGCGTCGTGTACGTCGCCGCGGGCACGCGCGTACTGGCCATCGACGTCGCGCGGGGCGACGTGCGCTGGCGGTTCGAGGCCCCCGCGGTGTTCCTGAGCCCGCCCGCGTACGCGCCGGGCCCGGCGGTCACCGGCGGCGGTGTCTACATCGCCGACTACCTGGGCACGGTGTACGCCCTGGACGCGGCCAACGGCCGCGACCGGTGGCGCATCGCCACCGAGTCGCGTCAGTCGATCGCGCCGGTGCTCATCGCCGGCGGCTCCATCCACCTGGGCAGCGGCAGCGCGCTGTACACCCTGGACGCGGTCACCGGCACGCCCAAGTGGCGCTTCGCGGCGGGCGGCGAGGTCATCGGGGCGCCGGTCGTCGCCGACGGCCGGGTGCACTTCGGCTCCGCCGACCACTGCCTCTACACGGTGGACGCGGCCGGCGGCCAGCTGCGCTGGAAGCTGGCGACCGGTGGGGAGATCACCGGCTCGCCGGTGGCCGCCGGGGGCGTCGTGTACGCGTGCAGCAAGGACCGCTGCGTGTACGCCCTGGACGCGGTGAAGGGCACCGGCCAGTCCCGCTCGGCGCGCCAGTAG
- a CDS encoding VOC family protein, protein MATFQEGVPCWVDALLPDVEAGKRFYGELFGWTFQAGGQRHGSYIQAFHHGENVAALTPKPDGRMPTVWNVYFATPDASGAAARIAAAGGQIITAPMAVGEFGVLATAADPGGAVFGLWQAGTHAGFQESGEPGTYVWTEVYIRDRDKEAVDAFYSAVFAYEGLDASEEGIDFAVWSPAGTRPGPDAAVMGRAVLPKAVPVEMPAHFLVYFRVSDCDGAVETAARLGGRTMAAPQDTPYGRFAIVADNQGAMFAVIDTDRVTKGA, encoded by the coding sequence ATGGCCACATTCCAGGAAGGCGTGCCCTGCTGGGTGGACGCGCTGCTGCCGGACGTCGAGGCGGGCAAGCGCTTCTACGGCGAGCTGTTCGGCTGGACCTTCCAGGCGGGCGGCCAGCGGCACGGCTCGTACATCCAGGCGTTCCACCACGGTGAGAACGTCGCCGCGCTGACGCCCAAGCCGGACGGCCGGATGCCCACCGTATGGAACGTCTACTTCGCCACGCCTGACGCGAGCGGCGCCGCCGCACGGATCGCCGCGGCGGGCGGTCAGATCATCACGGCGCCGATGGCGGTGGGGGAGTTCGGGGTGCTGGCGACGGCGGCCGACCCCGGGGGCGCGGTCTTCGGTCTCTGGCAGGCGGGCACCCACGCCGGCTTCCAGGAGAGCGGCGAGCCCGGCACCTACGTCTGGACCGAGGTGTACATCCGCGATCGCGACAAAGAGGCCGTCGACGCCTTCTACTCCGCGGTGTTCGCCTACGAGGGCCTGGACGCGAGCGAGGAGGGCATCGACTTCGCGGTGTGGTCGCCGGCCGGCACGCGGCCGGGACCCGACGCCGCGGTCATGGGTCGCGCGGTCCTGCCCAAGGCCGTCCCCGTCGAGATGCCGGCCCATTTCCTCGTCTACTTCCGGGTCTCCGACTGTGACGGGGCGGTGGAGACGGCCGCCCGGCTCGGCGGCCGGACGATGGCCGCGCCGCAAGACACGCCGTACGGGAGATTCGCGATCGTCGCCGACAATCAGGGCGCGATGTTCGCCGTCATCGACACAGACCGGGTGACCAAGGGGGCGTAA
- a CDS encoding TetR family transcriptional regulator has product MTGQVRTVDGRVAGRRGQATRQKLLDCLGEMLSSSPYRDVKVIDVARKAGTSPATFYQYFPDVEGAVLEIAEEMAKEGAALTDLVAGRSWAGKAGSQAAEELVDGFLSFWRRNDAILRVIDLGAAEGDKRFYKIRMKVLNAVTNSLTDAVKDLQAKGRVDKDYNPAAIAGSLVAMLAAVASHQKGFQSWGVKQAELKPSLALIVHLGMTGRKPTK; this is encoded by the coding sequence ATGACAGGACAAGTACGAACCGTCGACGGCCGAGTGGCCGGACGGCGCGGGCAGGCGACGCGGCAGAAGCTGCTCGACTGCCTCGGCGAAATGCTCAGCTCTTCCCCGTACCGAGACGTCAAGGTCATCGATGTCGCGCGCAAGGCCGGTACGTCACCCGCGACCTTCTATCAGTACTTCCCCGACGTCGAGGGCGCCGTCCTCGAGATCGCCGAGGAGATGGCGAAGGAGGGCGCGGCACTGACCGATCTGGTCGCCGGGCGCTCGTGGGCCGGCAAGGCAGGCTCGCAGGCGGCGGAGGAACTGGTGGACGGCTTCCTCTCCTTCTGGCGCAGGAACGACGCGATCCTGCGCGTGATCGACCTCGGCGCCGCGGAGGGGGACAAGCGGTTCTACAAGATCCGCATGAAGGTGCTCAACGCGGTCACCAACTCCCTCACGGACGCGGTGAAGGACCTCCAGGCCAAGGGCAGGGTCGACAAGGACTACAACCCCGCCGCCATCGCGGGCTCACTGGTCGCGATGTTGGCCGCGGTCGCCAGCCACCAGAAGGGCTTCCAGAGCTGGGGCGTCAAGCAGGCAGAGCTCAAGCCGAGTCTCGCGCTGATCGTGCACCTCGGTATGACCGGCCGAAAGCCGACCAAGTAG
- a CDS encoding acyl-CoA dehydrogenase family protein has product MDAAFTREQDAMRRTLRALLSRSCTPDDVKAAVRTGPGYDVELWRQLAGRLGLAGLAVPRAYGGVGCGPLELALASEEAGRALLPSPLLATAVLVVPLIARLGTPAQRAALLPRIADGRLTAALAVPGEWLPTALGLVGTGTPGAGDWAGGGRAGGVQARETAAGWRLYGQVDQVLDGHRADLLLVAARTGGYTRGRTLLFLVHAEDRPGRHAQSRPARDAESPPCRHPESAAARHPESPPARAAGAPPRHPEALARDTGAGSGRHSEAGADGRPGAWSGASPERRSARDETSPGPTRAASGLVRTRCTALDETRAQARIQLRDTPAELLGPGDWAACAAELVRLGGIAAAVLAAEAVGAADQVLERTVRYARTREQFGRPIGSFQAVKHRLADVHVRVQAARSAAYYAAWAASVADDDTQGAAEGSRAGAATGGTREDASTDRPRAGMGDGGCRARAAAAGGARTAAGGGVRTGASARKPAYGAAEAEAEAEAEREAQVEAEVEAKAGVGAGAAVAGGLALAQALEALRIAAGEAVQLHGGIGFTWEHEAHLFFKRAASDELLFGPVHRLRAGAAERAGLFAPTTRAGARASAREAVTV; this is encoded by the coding sequence ATGGACGCCGCATTCACCCGGGAACAGGACGCGATGCGCCGTACTCTGCGCGCGCTGCTGTCCCGAAGCTGCACGCCCGATGACGTCAAGGCCGCGGTCCGCACCGGCCCGGGCTATGACGTCGAGCTGTGGCGGCAGCTCGCCGGACGCCTGGGGCTGGCCGGTCTGGCGGTACCGCGCGCGTACGGGGGCGTGGGCTGCGGCCCGCTGGAGCTGGCGCTGGCCTCCGAGGAGGCCGGCCGCGCCCTGCTGCCCTCGCCCCTGCTGGCCACCGCCGTCCTGGTCGTCCCGCTCATCGCCCGGCTCGGTACCCCCGCCCAGCGCGCCGCCCTGCTGCCACGCATCGCCGACGGCCGGCTGACGGCCGCCCTCGCGGTGCCCGGCGAGTGGCTCCCGACGGCGCTCGGCCTGGTCGGCACGGGCACACCCGGCGCCGGGGACTGGGCCGGCGGCGGCCGGGCCGGCGGGGTGCAGGCCCGCGAGACGGCGGCCGGATGGCGGCTGTACGGGCAGGTGGACCAGGTCCTCGACGGTCACCGCGCCGACCTGCTGCTGGTCGCAGCCCGCACCGGAGGCTATACGCGAGGTCGCACCCTGCTGTTCCTCGTCCACGCCGAGGACCGGCCCGGCCGGCACGCTCAATCGCGGCCCGCGCGGGACGCGGAATCGCCGCCCTGCCGGCACCCCGAATCGGCGGCCGCCCGGCACCCCGAATCGCCGCCCGCGCGGGCCGCCGGAGCGCCCCCACGGCACCCCGAGGCGCTCGCGCGGGACACCGGAGCGGGGTCCGGTCGCCACTCTGAAGCGGGCGCTGATGGTCGCCCCGGGGCGTGGTCCGGCGCGAGCCCCGAACGGCGTTCCGCGCGGGATGAGACCTCGCCCGGACCGACCCGCGCGGCGTCCGGTCTTGTGCGCACCCGCTGTACCGCGCTGGACGAGACCCGCGCCCAGGCCCGTATCCAACTGCGCGACACTCCGGCGGAGTTGCTGGGCCCCGGCGACTGGGCCGCGTGCGCCGCGGAGCTGGTGCGGCTGGGCGGGATCGCGGCGGCGGTGCTGGCGGCGGAGGCGGTGGGCGCCGCGGACCAGGTGCTGGAGCGGACGGTGCGCTACGCGCGGACGCGCGAGCAGTTCGGGCGACCCATCGGCTCCTTCCAGGCGGTCAAGCACCGTCTGGCCGACGTCCACGTCCGCGTGCAGGCGGCCCGCTCCGCGGCGTACTACGCGGCCTGGGCGGCGAGCGTGGCCGATGACGACACACAGGGCGCGGCCGAGGGGAGTCGGGCGGGCGCCGCCACGGGCGGCACCCGGGAGGACGCCTCCACCGACCGCCCCCGGGCCGGCATGGGCGACGGCGGTTGCCGGGCCCGAGCGGCCGCGGCCGGCGGCGCCCGGACCGCCGCGGGCGGCGGCGTCAGGACAGGCGCCAGCGCCAGAAAACCCGCCTACGGTGCCGCCGAAGCCGAAGCCGAAGCCGAAGCCGAACGCGAAGCCCAGGTCGAAGCCGAGGTCGAAGCCAAGGCCGGAGTCGGAGCCGGAGCCGCGGTGGCCGGCGGACTGGCCCTTGCTCAGGCGCTGGAGGCGCTGCGAATCGCGGCGGGGGAGGCCGTCCAACTGCACGGAGGTATCGGCTTCACCTGGGAGCACGAGGCGCATCTGTTCTTCAAGCGAGCGGCTTCCGACGAGCTCCTCTTCGGGCCCGTGCACCGGTTGCGTGCGGGCGCGGCGGAGCGGGCGGGGCTGTTCGCGCCGACGACGAGGGCCGGGGCCAGGGCCTCGGCTCGGGAGGCGGTGACGGTGTGA
- a CDS encoding VOC family protein has product MSEVSSYAQGTPCWVDLNASDREAAMEFYGGLFGWEYEVGPAEFGHYTQAQRDGKPVAGIVRRSAAENGEPPAVAWTPYLACDDAETTLSAIRADGGEQITELMDVRPMGRVLVAMDPTGAVFGVWEAGLHIGAALVNEPGTVVWNELVTGDAPRARRFYSTVFGVRVGEPVAGSHDYTPFCVDDREVGGITTMGEKHPPGIPPHWRTYFAVTDPDATTAEVTRRGGTVLRAPRDTPYGRTAALRDPQGAAFTVITAP; this is encoded by the coding sequence ATGAGCGAGGTCAGCTCGTACGCCCAGGGGACACCGTGCTGGGTGGACCTGAACGCCTCCGACCGCGAGGCGGCGATGGAGTTCTACGGCGGACTGTTCGGCTGGGAGTACGAGGTCGGCCCGGCCGAGTTCGGCCACTACACACAGGCCCAGCGCGACGGCAAGCCCGTGGCGGGCATCGTGCGGCGCTCGGCCGCGGAGAACGGCGAGCCCCCGGCGGTCGCCTGGACCCCCTACCTGGCCTGCGACGACGCCGAGACGACGCTGTCCGCGATCCGCGCCGACGGCGGCGAGCAGATCACCGAGCTGATGGACGTCCGGCCGATGGGCCGGGTGCTGGTGGCCATGGACCCCACGGGGGCGGTCTTCGGCGTCTGGGAGGCGGGGCTCCACATCGGCGCCGCACTCGTCAACGAGCCGGGCACGGTGGTGTGGAACGAGCTGGTCACGGGCGACGCCCCACGGGCGCGCCGGTTCTACTCGACGGTCTTCGGCGTGCGGGTGGGCGAACCCGTAGCCGGCAGCCACGACTACACGCCCTTCTGCGTCGACGACCGCGAGGTCGGCGGCATCACGACGATGGGGGAGAAGCATCCGCCCGGGATCCCCCCGCACTGGAGGACCTACTTCGCGGTGACGGACCCCGACGCCACGACCGCCGAGGTCACGCGCCGCGGCGGCACGGTCCTCCGTGCGCCGAGGGACACCCCGTACGGGCGCACGGCCGCGCTCCGCGACCCGCAGGGCGCCGCCTTCACGGTGATCACGGCCCCCTGA